The Tigriopus californicus strain San Diego chromosome 5, Tcal_SD_v2.1, whole genome shotgun sequence genome includes a region encoding these proteins:
- the LOC131881266 gene encoding chymotrypsin BI-like, with protein sequence MLRFISLILAIAFAVEAIPQGKFHGLQDRIALYPQKFQKYIGKIDRLPFGKIIGGQEATPHSWPFIVALNVDDTYFCAGSILNEEWILTAAHCLDGAVSVEVTAGAHNQAMSPESTQVRITSTDLTVNRDYDDVNIISDTGLIRLPEKLDLSGPNIKAVVMASADPLANEIVTSVGWD encoded by the exons ATGTTGAGATTCATTAGCCTCATTTTGGCTATCGCCTTCGCCGTTGAGGCCATTCCCCAAGGAAAGTTTCATGGCCTTCAGGACAGGATAGCGCTATATCCTCAAAAGTTCCAAAAGTACATCGGCAAGATTG ATCGTCTTCCATTTGGCAAGATCATCGGCGGTCAAGAAGCCACGCCCCATTCCTGGCCCTTTATTGTGGCTCTGAATGTAGATGACACTTACTTCTGTGCTGGAAGCATCTTGA ACGAAGAATGGATCCTGACTGCTGCCCATTGCTTGGATGGAGCTGTCTCCGTGGAGGTCACTGCTGGAGCCCACAATCAAGCGATGTCACCGGAGTCCACCCAGGTCAGGATCACCTCAACGGATTTGACGGTTAACAGGGACTATGATGATGTAAACATCATTTCCGACACAGGTCTCATTCGATTGCCCGAAAAGCTGGACCTCAGTG GCCCTAATATCAAGGCTGTTGTCATGGCGTCTGCGGATCCTTTGGCCAACGAAATCGTCACGTCCGTTGGTTGGGATTGA